Proteins encoded in a region of the Perognathus longimembris pacificus isolate PPM17 chromosome 11, ASM2315922v1, whole genome shotgun sequence genome:
- the F11r gene encoding junctional adhesion molecule A yields MGTQTKAGRNQFLFFTSMILYPLVLGKGTVYTSETLVRVPQNNSVKLSCSYSGFSNPRVEWKFVQGDTTRLICYNSKITASYEDRVTFSPSGITFKSVTREDSGMYTCMVTEDNGNNYGEVTIQLLVVVPPSKPTIDIPSSATIGNRAVLTCSEQDGSPPSQYYWFRNGIQMPVDPTQNRAFSNSSYTMNPDTGELIFDPVTASDTGEYKCEARNGYGVAMLSDTAHMEAVELNVGGIVAAVLVTLILLGVLIFGIWFAYSRGYFYRAKKGASTKKVIYSQPTARSDGEFKQTSSFLV; encoded by the exons ATGGGGACCCAGACGAAAGCTGGGAGGAATCAGTTCCTTTTCTTCACTTCAATGATCCTGT atCCCCTGGTGCTCGGCAAGGGTACAGTGTACACTTCTGAAACTTTAGTTCGAGTTCCTCAGAATAACT CCGTCAAGTTGTCCTGCTCCTACTCCGGGTTCTCCAATCCTCGAGTGGAGTGGAAGTTTGTCCAAGGTGATACCACCAGGCTCATTTGCTATAACAGCAAGATCACAG CGTCCTATGAGGACCGAGTTACCTTCTCACCAAGTGGCATCACCTTCAAATCTGTGACCCGGGAAGACAGTGGGATGTATACTTGTATGGTCACTGAAGACAATGGCAATAACTACGGGGAAGTCACCATCCAGCTCCTTGTAGTTG tGCCTCCGTCCAAGCCTACAATAGACATCCCCTCCTCTGCCACCATTGGGAACCGGGCTGTGCTGACCTGCTCAGAACAAGATGGATCCCCACCTTCTCAATACTACTGGTTCCGGAATGGGATACAGATGCCTGTGGATCCCACCCAGAACCGTGCCTTCAGCAACTCCTCCTACACCATGAATCCTGACACAGGGGAGCTG ATCTTTGATCCTGTAACGGCCTCTGATACTGGAGAATACAAGTGTGAGGCACGCAATGGCTACGGGGTGGCCATGCTGTCGGATACCGCACACATGGAAGCTG TGGAACTGAATGTGGGGGGCATTGTGGCAGCTGTCCTAGTGACACTGATTCTCCTTGGAGTCTTGATTTTTGGCATCTGGTTTGCCTACAGCCGAGGCTACTTTTATA gaGCAAAAAAAGG GGCTTCCACTAAGAAGGTGATTTACAGCCAACCGACTGCTCGAAGTGAT GGGGAATTCAAACAGACCTCATCCTTCCTGGTGTGA